A stretch of Corynebacterium timonense DNA encodes these proteins:
- a CDS encoding DUF2382 domain-containing protein, which translates to MADYNRIEDLASATAYDVDGDKIGAVKDVYVNDNSGQPDFVAVSHGLFGGSDSIVPLRGHTLRDGELHLAFPKDRVKDAPDLAEDGHLTQEDQEAFYRHYGLEGAQDVTTYEADRPQAAPEAGAAAGTAGAAAGAAAGTPAPDAAAAPAPAPDAEVTDADRESLVRSEEQLNVDKERVQSGEVRLRKYVVNETETVEVPVEREEVRITREPVTDTDGVNTDGDLGEEVASVTLNEERVNVSKESVPVEKVSLDKQTVQDTERVTEEVAKERIETEGDAPREQR; encoded by the coding sequence ATGGCTGACTACAACCGGATCGAAGACCTCGCAAGCGCTACTGCTTACGACGTCGACGGCGACAAGATCGGCGCCGTCAAGGATGTCTACGTCAACGACAACAGCGGCCAGCCCGACTTCGTGGCCGTGAGCCACGGCCTCTTCGGCGGCAGCGACTCCATCGTTCCGCTGCGCGGCCACACGCTTCGCGACGGCGAACTGCACCTCGCCTTCCCGAAGGACCGCGTCAAGGACGCCCCGGATCTCGCTGAGGACGGCCACCTGACCCAGGAGGACCAGGAGGCTTTCTACCGCCACTACGGCCTGGAAGGCGCCCAGGACGTCACCACGTACGAGGCTGACCGTCCCCAGGCTGCTCCGGAGGCAGGCGCCGCTGCCGGCACCGCTGGTGCCGCCGCCGGCGCAGCAGCTGGCACCCCTGCGCCGGACGCAGCCGCCGCCCCGGCCCCGGCCCCGGACGCCGAGGTCACCGACGCCGACCGCGAGTCCCTCGTCCGCTCCGAGGAGCAGCTGAACGTGGACAAGGAGCGCGTCCAGTCCGGCGAGGTACGCCTGCGCAAGTACGTTGTCAACGAGACCGAGACCGTCGAGGTCCCGGTGGAGCGCGAAGAGGTCCGCATCACCCGCGAGCCCGTCACCGACACCGACGGCGTCAACACCGATGGCGATCTCGGCGAGGAAGTCGCCTCCGTCACCCTGAACGAGGAGCGCGTCAACGTCTCCAAGGAGTCCGTCCCGGTGGAGAAGGTCTCCCTGGACAAGCAGACCGTCCAGGACACCGAGCGTGTCACCGAGGAGGTTGCTAAGGAGCGCATCGAGACCGAGGGCGACGCCCCCCGCGAGCAGCGATAA